Proteins from a genomic interval of Caulobacter rhizosphaerae:
- a CDS encoding acyl-CoA reductase, with amino-acid sequence MNAILPPLAGPARVRHVIKGQVIEGDSLEYGREPNRFTTPVLDVGALVWPRPTPTPAADVPVDEIIDVLVATGDVLKRDASGVLAQAMERSVAAGFYPRDLVETSFAHLGHMFSRASMEFMIAQEIGGKDLLDGWREVTAPSGRSARVRAFPCRLLHVIAGNSPGVAANTVIRGALTKGAHLLKLPSNELFSAPAILAALSEAAPGHPVARSFSAAYWRGGDEAVEGLLFRPQYFDKIVAWGGESTIKGALKYVGPGLELVAFDPKTSISLIGREAFASEAALEAAAEAGAHDATIMNQEACTASRFQFIEGSIEQIDRYCERLQAKLGQARRSASAEPRPIARSLRDEIDGLRDLEDYYRVWGGYEGRGLVIRSDEAVDFYPEGKVVNVVAVERLEDALRHVNVATQTVGVYPPQRKAALRDLLASAGAQRIVSLGAATPEVGLPHDGFYPLHRFVRWVNDEG; translated from the coding sequence ATGAACGCGATCCTTCCGCCGCTCGCCGGGCCTGCCCGGGTCCGCCACGTCATCAAGGGACAGGTCATCGAGGGCGACAGCCTGGAGTATGGCCGCGAGCCCAACCGCTTCACCACGCCGGTTCTGGATGTCGGCGCCCTGGTCTGGCCGCGCCCCACGCCCACCCCCGCCGCCGACGTGCCGGTGGACGAGATCATCGACGTGCTGGTCGCCACCGGCGACGTCCTCAAGCGCGACGCCTCCGGGGTCCTGGCCCAGGCGATGGAGCGCAGCGTCGCCGCCGGCTTCTATCCACGCGACCTGGTCGAGACCTCGTTCGCCCATCTGGGCCACATGTTCAGCCGCGCCTCCATGGAGTTCATGATCGCCCAGGAGATCGGCGGCAAGGACCTGCTGGACGGCTGGCGCGAGGTGACGGCGCCGTCCGGGCGATCGGCGCGGGTGCGGGCCTTTCCCTGCCGGCTGCTGCACGTCATCGCCGGAAATTCGCCGGGCGTCGCGGCCAACACGGTGATCCGCGGGGCGCTGACCAAAGGGGCCCATCTGCTGAAACTGCCGTCGAACGAGCTGTTCAGCGCGCCAGCCATCCTGGCGGCCCTGTCCGAGGCGGCCCCCGGCCATCCCGTCGCCCGATCGTTCTCGGCCGCCTACTGGCGCGGTGGCGACGAGGCGGTCGAAGGGCTGCTGTTCCGTCCGCAATATTTCGACAAGATCGTCGCCTGGGGCGGCGAGAGCACCATCAAGGGCGCCCTGAAATATGTCGGGCCTGGCCTGGAGCTGGTGGCCTTCGACCCCAAGACCTCGATCTCGCTGATCGGCCGCGAGGCCTTTGCTTCGGAGGCGGCGCTGGAGGCGGCGGCCGAGGCCGGGGCCCACGACGCCACGATCATGAACCAGGAGGCCTGCACGGCCAGCCGCTTCCAGTTCATCGAAGGGTCGATCGAGCAGATCGACCGTTATTGCGAGCGCCTGCAGGCCAAGCTGGGTCAGGCCCGGCGTTCCGCCTCGGCCGAACCGCGCCCGATCGCGCGGTCCCTGCGCGACGAGATCGACGGCCTGCGCGACCTGGAAGACTACTACCGCGTCTGGGGCGGCTACGAGGGGCGGGGGCTGGTGATCCGTTCCGACGAGGCGGTCGACTTCTATCCCGAGGGCAAGGTCGTCAACGTCGTCGCCGTGGAGCGATTGGAGGACGCGCTCCGCCACGTCAATGTCGCCACCCAGACGGTCGGGGTCTATCCGCCCCAGCGCAAGGCGGCCCTGCGCGACCTGCTGGCCTCGGCCGGCGCCCAGCGCATCGTCTCGCTCGGCGCGGCCACGCCCGAGGTCGGCCTGCCGCACGACGGCTTCTATCCCCTCCACCGGTTCGTCCGGTGGGTCAACGACGAGGGCTGA
- a CDS encoding sulfotransferase family protein has translation MTHPLDAEDLMRAAEDATGLADWGGELFREPLEVLSHDLIVHADLNARGIERARRRLVDNLKGRLCLAEDRKRFPGVAEETVVKPIFVAGLPRAGSTFFHNLLAADPANRSPRLWEIMFPSPPPQEATYGSDARIEACRAALDFEGFLSPAMQGIHPYGAERPEECNFLWEMSLLTVNYPAWWNVPNYAKLLYSIDMKPVYEEQKRALQHLQHRFKRDRWVLKTPAHDWWMRDLVEVFPDAGVVLCHRDPAKVLASLSSNLAVNYSLFSDATPAGSFGMLERQSQSMRRAAQVRDEHPDRFFDAHYLDVQADPLREMGRCYARFGVAFTPERAAAVLDWMAADREAHAKGPRHSYSMEAFDLDYASIDSVMGGYIRDFNVRLERAA, from the coding sequence ATGACGCATCCTTTGGACGCTGAGGATCTGATGCGCGCCGCCGAGGACGCGACGGGCCTGGCCGACTGGGGCGGCGAGCTTTTCCGCGAACCGCTCGAAGTCCTGTCCCACGACCTGATCGTGCATGCCGACCTTAACGCCCGCGGGATCGAGCGGGCGCGGCGGCGGCTGGTCGACAACCTGAAGGGCCGTCTCTGTCTGGCCGAGGACCGCAAGCGGTTCCCGGGCGTCGCCGAGGAAACCGTCGTCAAGCCGATCTTCGTCGCCGGCCTGCCGCGCGCCGGCTCGACCTTTTTCCACAACCTCCTGGCCGCGGACCCGGCCAACCGCTCGCCCCGCCTGTGGGAGATCATGTTTCCCTCGCCGCCGCCGCAGGAGGCGACCTACGGGAGCGACGCCCGCATCGAGGCGTGCCGAGCGGCATTGGATTTCGAGGGGTTCCTGTCGCCCGCCATGCAGGGCATCCATCCCTACGGCGCCGAGCGTCCGGAGGAGTGCAACTTCCTCTGGGAGATGTCGCTGCTGACCGTGAACTACCCGGCCTGGTGGAACGTCCCCAACTACGCCAAGCTGCTGTATTCCATAGACATGAAGCCGGTCTACGAGGAGCAGAAGCGGGCGCTGCAGCACCTTCAGCACCGGTTCAAGCGCGACCGCTGGGTGCTCAAGACCCCGGCCCACGACTGGTGGATGCGCGACCTGGTTGAGGTTTTTCCCGACGCGGGCGTGGTGCTGTGCCACCGCGACCCGGCCAAGGTCCTGGCGTCGCTGTCGAGCAATCTGGCGGTCAATTACAGCCTGTTCTCGGACGCCACGCCCGCCGGCTCGTTCGGCATGCTGGAGCGCCAGTCGCAGTCGATGCGACGCGCCGCCCAGGTGCGGGACGAGCATCCCGACCGGTTCTTCGACGCGCACTATCTGGACGTCCAGGCCGATCCGCTCCGCGAGATGGGTCGCTGCTATGCGCGCTTCGGCGTGGCCTTCACGCCCGAGCGCGCGGCGGCGGTCCTGGACTGGATGGCCGCCGATCGCGAGGCCCACGCCAAGGGGCCGCGCCATTCCTATTCGATGGAGGCGTTCGACCTGGACTACGCCAGCATCGACAGCGTCATGGGCGGCTACATCCGCGACTTCAACGTCAGGCTCGAACGCGCCGCCTGA
- a CDS encoding metal-dependent hydrolase yields the protein MKVRYPRWDYAQTPPHWSPYIEYVQARNAASTIPSYVEPFLVKIMLQARQALDQKDTPLDRDLVVFIKQEAQHCKQHDAFNRQLHAAGYDGIKAFEAELEATYEDFLANKSLKFNCAYAEGFEALGSGMAQVVFHGKLAEFEASEPNPGSELWRWHLAEEFEHRSVAFDVYQTLFARKNPVAGYFYRLYGFFFALRHLGGYSRRAADYLLSVDRATMTPEEVEASKAREAHFKKTYARLMIPKLLMVLSPFYNPGKKPVPPALAAYLEGFEARTV from the coding sequence ATGAAGGTTCGCTATCCGCGTTGGGACTACGCCCAGACCCCGCCCCACTGGTCGCCCTATATCGAGTACGTCCAGGCGCGGAACGCCGCCTCGACCATCCCGTCCTATGTCGAGCCGTTCCTGGTCAAGATCATGCTCCAGGCCCGCCAAGCCCTGGACCAGAAGGACACGCCGCTGGATCGCGACCTGGTGGTGTTCATCAAGCAGGAGGCCCAGCACTGCAAGCAGCACGACGCCTTCAACAGGCAGCTGCACGCCGCCGGCTATGACGGCATCAAGGCGTTCGAGGCCGAGCTGGAGGCGACCTACGAGGACTTCCTGGCCAACAAGTCCCTGAAGTTCAACTGCGCCTACGCCGAGGGCTTCGAGGCCCTGGGCTCGGGCATGGCCCAGGTGGTGTTCCACGGCAAGCTGGCGGAATTCGAGGCCAGCGAGCCCAATCCCGGTTCGGAGCTGTGGCGCTGGCACTTGGCCGAGGAGTTCGAGCACCGCAGCGTCGCCTTCGACGTCTACCAGACCCTGTTCGCCAGGAAGAACCCGGTGGCCGGCTATTTCTACCGTCTGTACGGCTTCTTTTTCGCCCTCAGGCATCTGGGCGGCTATTCGCGGCGAGCCGCCGACTACCTGCTGTCGGTGGATCGGGCGACGATGACACCGGAAGAGGTAGAGGCCTCCAAAGCTCGTGAAGCCCACTTCAAGAAGACCTACGCCCGGCTGATGATCCCCAAACTGCTGATGGTGCTCTCGCCCTTCTACAATCCCGGAAAGAAGCCTGTACCGCCCGCCCTGGCCGCCTATCTGGAGGGGTTCGAGGCGCGGACGGTCTGA
- a CDS encoding GlxA family transcriptional regulator, with protein MPRVAIVVTDGVLANAVFELVDGLSLANRYTEQQYGEREALPPTLDVRLVSASGEAVRAENGRLLPVDEGLHSGPYDLIYVAPFAIGKPAALAVRLEPLHAIADWLAAAHGEGARLAASGSGVAVLARAGVLTGVVVPLPWWLERPMARLHPHLTFDVDRKVQVHDGLFLAGAHVGEPALAVRIIEAIMSPDVATWIERITGVDRYPDGPDPALAFSPAVLREDELVKRAAHWLQLRFAQKPQIADLSAAMAIHPRTLSRRFMASLGMTPIDYLQRLRVEAAKRMLARSARKVDRVGYLVGYSDPRFFKSLFRKHTGLTPGEYRRRTRAGDQA; from the coding sequence GTGCCGCGCGTCGCCATCGTCGTCACCGACGGGGTCCTGGCCAATGCGGTGTTCGAGCTGGTCGACGGCCTGAGCCTGGCCAACCGCTACACCGAGCAGCAGTACGGCGAGCGCGAGGCCCTGCCGCCGACCCTCGACGTGCGGCTGGTCTCGGCCTCCGGCGAGGCGGTGCGGGCCGAAAACGGGCGGCTGCTGCCGGTGGACGAGGGCCTGCACTCGGGTCCCTACGACCTGATCTATGTCGCGCCCTTCGCGATCGGCAAGCCCGCGGCGCTGGCCGTCCGGCTGGAACCACTGCACGCCATTGCGGACTGGCTGGCCGCCGCGCATGGCGAGGGCGCCCGCTTGGCGGCGAGCGGCAGCGGCGTCGCGGTGCTGGCCCGGGCGGGGGTGCTGACGGGAGTCGTCGTTCCCCTGCCCTGGTGGCTGGAGCGGCCGATGGCCCGCCTCCATCCGCACCTCACCTTCGACGTCGACCGCAAGGTCCAGGTCCATGACGGCCTGTTCCTGGCCGGCGCCCATGTCGGCGAGCCGGCCCTGGCCGTGCGGATCATCGAGGCGATCATGTCGCCGGACGTGGCGACCTGGATCGAGCGGATCACCGGCGTGGATCGCTATCCCGACGGCCCCGATCCGGCCTTGGCCTTCTCACCCGCCGTGCTGCGCGAGGACGAACTGGTGAAACGCGCCGCCCACTGGCTGCAGCTGCGCTTCGCCCAGAAGCCGCAGATCGCGGACCTGTCGGCGGCGATGGCGATCCATCCGCGGACGCTCTCGCGCCGGTTCATGGCCAGTCTGGGCATGACGCCGATCGACTACCTGCAGCGACTGCGGGTGGAGGCGGCCAAGCGCATGCTGGCCCGGTCCGCCCGCAAGGTGGACCGGGTCGGCTATCTGGTCGGCTATTCCGATCCGCGGTTCTTCAAGAGCCTGTTTCGCAAGCACACCGGGTTGACGCCGGGCGAATACCGCCGCCGGACGCGGGCCGGCGACCAGGCCTAG
- a CDS encoding amidohydrolase family protein, producing the protein MTTGTPTAGGKIWVNSGDSHVWEPKGLWTENLPPSLKTRGPHMVRDGKHDIYVVDDEKVFFAAASMIDAITPPGSENLDLRLADLDEQGICAEVVFPSVGIWLSVMKDRQLMHESVKVYNDWAHSDMIKRSERLLATALISVLNFDDAVEETKRVAALGFKSICLPATLPDHLEYNMPEFDRIWQVCEEAGMVVCFHVGTGTSKLIVTRGPGAALINYWETTVPVQRCVVHMISGGALDRFPKLKIMTAEAGVAWVPAMGDRLDEAYRQHNQYAHPKLSRLPSEIIKQQVYSSFQHDVTALPAVIAHDYRNALWGSDYPHLEGTYPHTQEVLHQLFDHVSPDVRRRVTLGAFEELFGIGMPVALAA; encoded by the coding sequence ATGACCACGGGCACGCCGACCGCAGGCGGAAAAATCTGGGTGAATTCGGGCGACAGCCACGTCTGGGAGCCCAAGGGGCTCTGGACCGAGAACCTGCCGCCGTCGCTGAAGACGCGCGGCCCGCACATGGTCCGCGACGGCAAGCACGACATCTATGTGGTGGACGACGAGAAGGTGTTCTTCGCCGCCGCCTCGATGATCGACGCCATCACGCCGCCGGGGTCCGAGAACCTCGACCTGCGCCTGGCCGACCTGGACGAGCAGGGCATCTGCGCCGAGGTGGTGTTCCCGTCGGTCGGCATCTGGCTGTCGGTGATGAAGGACCGCCAGCTGATGCACGAGTCGGTGAAGGTCTATAACGACTGGGCCCACAGCGACATGATCAAGCGCTCCGAGCGCCTGCTGGCCACGGCGCTGATCTCGGTGCTGAACTTCGACGACGCGGTCGAGGAGACCAAGCGGGTCGCGGCCCTGGGCTTCAAGTCGATCTGCCTGCCGGCGACCCTGCCCGATCACCTCGAATACAACATGCCCGAGTTCGACCGGATCTGGCAGGTCTGCGAGGAGGCCGGGATGGTGGTCTGTTTTCACGTCGGCACCGGCACCTCCAAACTGATCGTCACCCGCGGTCCCGGCGCCGCCCTGATCAATTACTGGGAGACCACCGTGCCGGTGCAGCGCTGCGTCGTGCACATGATCTCGGGCGGGGCCCTGGACCGGTTCCCCAAGTTGAAGATCATGACCGCCGAGGCCGGCGTGGCCTGGGTGCCGGCCATGGGTGACCGCCTCGACGAGGCCTATCGCCAGCACAACCAGTACGCCCACCCCAAACTGTCGCGCCTGCCCAGCGAGATCATCAAGCAGCAGGTCTATTCGTCGTTCCAGCACGACGTGACGGCGCTGCCGGCGGTGATCGCCCACGACTACCGCAACGCGCTGTGGGGCTCGGACTATCCGCACCTGGAGGGCACCTATCCCCACACCCAGGAGGTGCTGCACCAGCTGTTCGACCACGTCTCGCCGGACGTGCGCCGGCGCGTCACCCTGGGGGCGTTCGAAGAGCTGTTCGGCATCGGCATGCCGGTGGCGCTGGCCGCCTGA
- a CDS encoding MFS transporter yields MIDQTAREEWRAHWKVVLGTFIAMGLGYGGWSFTSSQFVQPLQAAFGWSRGQIALAFQVALFAGLVAPLFGRLIDRVGVRPVLCSCLVLVGASYLLIAHSGGNYTLFVAAYALLVFAGMGTTGVAFTRAVAGWFTTSRGTALAVSRIGYSLAGAFMPVLAYHVIKAHGWQAGYYLLAAVALLVALPISWLLVHDRREAVELNDKGKPISVLNPALWLALISDRRILLVCAAAALTYGPCVGILSQLQPMLTDKGLPAGVAAQYSALLAISVVVGTLTTGLLVDRIWAPAVGCAFTLLPVVGIALLLPGTPTPVMAGIGLILIGLAQGAEIDVIAFIIARYFGMKSFAAIYGLSTLFIAAFAGLGGIAFGFAFDHFKSYNQALVGAAVLFLLAAAAYLFLGRYPAEPGVRTRKPL; encoded by the coding sequence ATGATCGACCAGACAGCCCGAGAAGAATGGCGCGCCCACTGGAAGGTGGTGCTCGGCACCTTCATCGCCATGGGCCTGGGCTATGGCGGCTGGTCGTTCACTTCCAGCCAGTTCGTCCAACCCCTGCAAGCGGCCTTTGGTTGGAGCCGGGGGCAGATCGCCCTGGCCTTCCAGGTCGCGTTGTTCGCCGGCCTGGTCGCGCCGCTGTTCGGCCGGCTGATCGACCGTGTCGGAGTGCGGCCTGTGCTGTGCAGCTGCCTGGTCCTGGTTGGCGCCAGCTATCTGCTGATCGCCCATAGCGGCGGCAACTACACCCTGTTCGTCGCGGCCTATGCGTTGCTGGTCTTCGCGGGGATGGGCACGACGGGGGTGGCCTTCACCCGCGCCGTGGCCGGCTGGTTCACCACCTCGCGGGGGACGGCGCTGGCGGTGTCGCGGATCGGCTATTCGCTGGCCGGCGCCTTCATGCCGGTGCTGGCCTATCACGTGATCAAGGCCCACGGCTGGCAAGCCGGCTACTACCTGCTGGCGGCCGTCGCCCTGCTGGTGGCCTTGCCCATCAGCTGGCTGCTGGTGCACGACCGGCGCGAGGCGGTCGAGCTGAACGACAAGGGCAAGCCGATCTCCGTGCTCAATCCGGCCCTGTGGCTGGCCCTGATTTCGGACCGCCGGATCCTGCTGGTCTGCGCCGCCGCGGCGCTGACCTACGGCCCCTGCGTGGGGATCCTCAGCCAACTCCAGCCCATGCTCACCGACAAGGGCCTGCCGGCCGGCGTCGCGGCCCAGTACAGCGCCCTGCTGGCCATATCCGTGGTCGTGGGCACCCTGACGACGGGCTTGCTGGTGGATCGGATCTGGGCGCCGGCGGTCGGTTGCGCCTTCACCCTGCTGCCCGTGGTCGGCATCGCGCTGCTGCTGCCGGGAACCCCGACGCCGGTCATGGCCGGGATCGGCCTGATCCTGATCGGCCTGGCCCAGGGGGCGGAGATCGATGTGATCGCCTTCATCATCGCCCGCTATTTCGGCATGAAGTCCTTCGCCGCGATCTATGGCCTCAGCACCCTGTTCATCGCCGCCTTCGCCGGCCTGGGCGGCATCGCGTTCGGTTTCGCCTTCGACCACTTCAAGTCCTACAACCAGGCCCTGGTCGGCGCCGCGGTCCTGTTCCTGCTGGCCGCCGCCGCCTACCTGTTCCTCGGGCGGTATCCGGCCGAGCCCGGCGTCAGGACCCGCAAGCCCCTCTAG
- a CDS encoding epoxide hydrolase family protein translates to MDAPTPFEIAVPEARLQHIRAGLRAADITYAPPGSGWAYGVDAAYLRELIDYWLDTYDWRRWETHLNRFPQFSVRIDDVDVRFQHIRGSGGRGPILMTHGWPGSILEFDQAAERLAFPERFGGRAEDGFDLVIPSLPGFGFSSRPNSPIGPRRVSEMWRSLMVDHLGYDRFLLQGGDFGSAVSSWLAHDAPKHVAGLHLNLCIPQPVPASEAVEGEVEWRAAYETVQRRESAYMFEHMTKPQTIGAALSASPVAFAAWVIEKFHGWADTGGDIESRFSKEQLITNLMTYLVNDAVSSSIWMYAGTAAEAAAGRLSGLKVTVPTGVGLYPGEFLPAAPRGAMARNWNLVRLTQMPAGGHFAAFEEPAAFADDVRQFFLSL, encoded by the coding sequence ATGGATGCCCCGACGCCCTTCGAAATCGCCGTGCCCGAGGCCCGCCTGCAGCACATTCGCGCCGGGTTGCGCGCGGCCGACATCACCTATGCGCCGCCGGGCTCGGGCTGGGCCTACGGCGTCGACGCCGCCTATCTGCGCGAGCTCATCGACTACTGGCTCGACACCTATGACTGGCGGCGCTGGGAGACGCACCTCAATCGGTTTCCGCAGTTCAGCGTCCGCATCGACGACGTCGACGTGCGCTTCCAGCACATCAGGGGCTCGGGCGGACGCGGCCCGATCCTGATGACCCACGGCTGGCCCGGCTCGATTCTGGAATTCGACCAGGCCGCGGAACGACTGGCCTTTCCCGAGCGGTTCGGCGGGCGGGCCGAAGACGGCTTCGACCTCGTGATCCCCTCCCTGCCCGGCTTCGGCTTCTCCTCGCGACCGAACAGCCCGATCGGGCCACGCCGGGTGTCGGAGATGTGGCGCAGCCTGATGGTCGACCACCTGGGCTACGACCGCTTCCTCCTGCAGGGCGGCGACTTCGGCAGCGCGGTTTCCAGCTGGCTTGCCCATGACGCCCCGAAGCACGTGGCCGGCCTGCACCTGAACCTGTGCATCCCGCAGCCTGTCCCCGCCAGCGAGGCTGTCGAGGGCGAGGTCGAATGGCGGGCGGCCTATGAGACGGTTCAGCGGCGGGAGTCCGCCTACATGTTCGAACACATGACCAAGCCCCAGACCATCGGCGCGGCCCTCTCGGCCAGCCCGGTGGCGTTCGCCGCCTGGGTGATCGAGAAGTTCCACGGCTGGGCCGACACCGGCGGCGACATCGAGAGCCGCTTTAGCAAGGAACAGCTGATCACCAACCTGATGACCTATCTGGTCAATGACGCGGTCTCGTCCTCCATCTGGATGTACGCCGGAACCGCCGCCGAGGCCGCCGCCGGGCGGTTGTCCGGCCTGAAGGTGACGGTCCCGACCGGCGTCGGCCTCTATCCGGGCGAGTTCCTACCCGCCGCGCCGCGCGGAGCGATGGCCCGCAACTGGAACCTGGTCCGGCTGACCCAGATGCCGGCCGGCGGCCACTTCGCGGCCTTCGAGGAGCCCGCGGCCTTCGCCGACGACGTTCGACAATTCTTCCTGAGCCTATGA